One region of Pseudomonas glycinae genomic DNA includes:
- a CDS encoding AAA family ATPase, translating to MAKPSISKVENAFQPAKEINSATRFAGRKKSVGDAYYGLIAAGSHIAIVGNRGIGKTSLSRQLINIATGDNDLLEKLVLPHDEKLDFQTFYYACGQTTTDTTALLERLLTSSGCLGEWVTQIPKASKIVSSYTPRFGANILGMKVALDGEKRTEVESSAAIGSHSIDTVFTNAVAAIVEQKLSKDGILIVIDEFDQIGDPSGFASFLKALATNVPEIKFCIVGVAQDIQQLMKEHQSSNRLFAGSIIPLPSMSSEELREIIDIAESAIDNYLTFNTDAEERIISLAQGHPYMVHLIGKYAFRLAYQAGKQVITVEDIEATVQSIAEHGSDPVLEGRYKKAVASSEHREIVLKALASTQADDGEVWTTNAYKLALDQGVDNASQYVGHLASDEYGGEIVKMRDRYYRFSDSLFAAYVKARPRLVSKQG from the coding sequence ATGGCAAAACCGTCAATTAGCAAGGTAGAAAACGCATTTCAACCAGCCAAAGAAATAAATAGCGCAACGCGGTTCGCAGGTAGAAAAAAATCAGTTGGCGATGCTTATTACGGATTGATTGCAGCAGGATCTCATATAGCGATTGTTGGCAACCGTGGAATTGGTAAAACCTCGCTCTCTCGGCAATTGATTAACATTGCCACAGGTGACAATGACCTGTTAGAAAAGTTAGTTCTTCCGCACGACGAAAAACTGGACTTCCAAACGTTTTACTACGCCTGCGGTCAAACCACCACTGATACCACAGCGCTTTTAGAACGTTTGCTTACGTCTTCTGGCTGCTTAGGGGAGTGGGTAACTCAAATCCCGAAAGCATCAAAAATCGTTAGTTCCTATACTCCGAGATTTGGCGCAAATATACTTGGAATGAAAGTCGCCCTAGATGGGGAAAAACGGACAGAGGTAGAAAGTTCGGCCGCTATCGGCTCTCACTCAATCGATACTGTTTTCACAAATGCCGTCGCCGCGATTGTAGAGCAGAAGCTTTCCAAAGACGGAATACTCATTGTTATTGACGAGTTTGACCAAATAGGGGATCCGAGTGGCTTTGCTTCTTTTTTAAAAGCTCTCGCCACAAACGTTCCTGAAATAAAATTCTGCATAGTTGGTGTTGCTCAAGACATCCAGCAATTAATGAAAGAACATCAATCCTCGAATAGATTGTTCGCAGGTTCCATCATTCCTCTCCCTTCAATGAGTAGTGAAGAGCTTCGTGAGATTATTGACATTGCGGAAAGTGCAATTGACAACTATCTGACGTTCAACACCGATGCAGAGGAACGAATCATTTCCCTTGCGCAAGGGCACCCATACATGGTGCATTTGATCGGTAAGTATGCTTTCAGGCTAGCCTACCAGGCAGGGAAGCAAGTAATTACAGTTGAGGATATCGAGGCTACTGTTCAATCGATAGCTGAACATGGATCTGATCCTGTACTCGAAGGTCGATATAAAAAAGCTGTTGCATCTTCGGAGCACCGCGAAATTGTTTTGAAAGCTCTCGCATCCACTCAAGCTGATGACGGCGAAGTCTGGACTACAAACGCTTATAAGCTTGCATTAGACCAGGGTGTAGATAACGCAAGTCAATATGTCGGCCATCTCGCTTCAGATGAATATGGCGGTGAGATCGTAAAGATGCGCGATCGCTACTATCGTTTCAGCGACTCGTTGTTCGCCGCGTATGTGAAGGCTCGTCCCCGCCTAGTAAGCAAGCAGGGATAA